From Pseudofrankia saprophytica, a single genomic window includes:
- a CDS encoding ABC transporter ATP-binding protein translates to MAEVTARRAAPTKVAAASATEPSTEPSAGRPVARGRGLTVALTRGGVTSPVLRGVDLDIAPGEIVGLVGESGSGKSVLALTLMGLLPAAARPRVGGEVEVAGTDPVRGTPAQRRRLRREHLGVIFQDPMTSLNPTMRVGRQITEVTGDAGEAVRLLTAVGVPEPVRRLRAFPHELSGGLRQRVMAAIALTGRPALVIADEPTTALDVTVQAQLLALLAELRDEFGCAVLFITHDLAVAAQITDRIVVLYQGRVAEAGPTRDVLADAVHPYTAGLLGSRLDLDTPRSGALRTLPPEPGDVAARLVGCAYHTRCPLAVDRCAVEQPPAQEHRPGHWRACWRPASDVAAAPAPATTVPAPRAEAVPAVPAVAVAAGPTTAVSAPAGPPVVEIRGLHCRFTTRGGRGPKHVVHAVRGVDLDVAAGEALAIVGESGSGKSTLLRVIAGLTQPSDGRAVLRGEAQMVFQDAGSSLTPWLTVGSLLRERLRPLRLGRAGTAARIAETMDLLGLPPAVLGARPAELSGGQRQRICLARAVLVPPAVLLCDEPTSALDASLAASVLDLIRGLRARFGMAVVFVTHDLAVARLMGERIAVVAGGEIVEIGDTDTVLTTPSHERTRALLAAVPRLTPAGAPSGESARFRLDAGERA, encoded by the coding sequence ATGGCTGAGGTGACGGCCAGGCGGGCGGCCCCGACGAAGGTCGCGGCGGCGTCGGCGACGGAGCCCTCGACGGAGCCCTCGGCGGGTCGGCCGGTGGCGCGGGGGCGCGGGCTGACGGTCGCGCTCACCCGGGGCGGGGTGACGTCCCCGGTGCTGCGCGGCGTCGACCTCGACATCGCACCCGGGGAGATCGTCGGGCTGGTCGGCGAGTCCGGCTCGGGCAAGAGCGTGCTGGCGCTGACCCTGATGGGCCTGCTGCCGGCCGCGGCCCGGCCGCGCGTCGGCGGCGAGGTCGAGGTCGCCGGCACCGACCCGGTGCGTGGCACGCCCGCGCAGCGGCGCCGGCTGCGCCGCGAGCACCTCGGTGTGATCTTCCAGGACCCGATGACGTCGCTGAACCCGACGATGCGGGTCGGCCGGCAGATCACCGAGGTCACCGGCGACGCCGGCGAGGCCGTCCGGCTGCTCACCGCGGTCGGCGTCCCCGAGCCGGTGAGGCGACTGCGGGCGTTCCCGCACGAGCTGTCGGGCGGGCTGCGCCAGCGGGTGATGGCCGCGATCGCGCTCACCGGGCGGCCGGCGCTCGTCATCGCCGACGAGCCGACCACGGCGCTGGACGTGACCGTCCAGGCGCAGCTGCTCGCGCTTCTCGCCGAACTGCGCGACGAGTTCGGCTGCGCCGTCCTGTTCATCACGCACGACCTCGCGGTCGCGGCCCAGATCACCGACCGGATCGTGGTGCTCTACCAGGGCCGCGTCGCCGAGGCGGGGCCGACCCGCGACGTGCTCGCCGACGCCGTCCATCCGTACACCGCGGGCCTGCTCGGCTCCCGCCTCGACCTGGACACCCCGCGCTCCGGCGCGCTGCGAACCCTGCCACCGGAGCCGGGTGACGTCGCCGCGCGGCTCGTCGGCTGCGCGTACCACACCCGCTGCCCGCTGGCCGTCGATCGCTGCGCCGTCGAGCAGCCGCCGGCGCAGGAGCACCGTCCCGGCCACTGGCGGGCCTGCTGGCGCCCCGCGTCCGACGTCGCGGCGGCCCCGGCCCCGGCCACCACCGTTCCGGCCCCGCGGGCCGAGGCCGTCCCGGCCGTCCCAGCCGTCGCCGTGGCGGCGGGGCCGACGACGGCGGTGTCGGCGCCCGCTGGGCCGCCGGTCGTCGAGATCCGCGGCCTGCACTGCCGGTTCACCACGCGCGGCGGCCGCGGGCCGAAGCACGTGGTGCACGCGGTGCGCGGCGTCGACCTCGACGTCGCCGCGGGCGAGGCGCTGGCGATCGTGGGGGAGAGCGGGTCCGGCAAGTCGACGCTGCTGCGGGTCATCGCCGGGCTCACCCAGCCGAGCGACGGGCGCGCCGTGCTGCGCGGCGAGGCGCAGATGGTCTTCCAGGATGCCGGCTCGTCGCTGACGCCCTGGCTCACCGTCGGCAGCCTGCTGCGCGAGCGGCTGCGGCCGCTGCGACTCGGCCGGGCGGGGACGGCTGCCCGGATCGCCGAGACGATGGACCTGCTCGGCCTGCCGCCGGCGGTGCTGGGGGCGAGGCCGGCCGAGCTGTCGGGCGGCCAGCGCCAGCGGATCTGCCTGGCCCGCGCGGTGCTCGTCCCGCCCGCCGTCCTGCTGTGCGACGAGCCGACGAGCGCGCTCGACGCGTCGCTCGCGGCCAGCGTGCTCGACCTCATCCGCGGCCTGCGCGCCCGGTTCGGGATGGCGGTCGTGTTCGTCACCCACGACCTGGCGGTCGCCCGGCTGATGGGGGAGCGGATCGCCGTCGTCGCGGGCGGCGAGATCGTCGAGATCGGTGACACCGACACCGTGCTCACCACTCCGTCGCACGAGCGCACCCGGGCGCTGCTCGCCGCGGTCCCACGCCTCACCCCGGCGGGCGCGCCGTCGGGTGAGAGCGCCCGTTTCCGTCTCGACGCCGGGGAGCGCGCATGA
- a CDS encoding ABC transporter permease, which translates to MTKFALRRGGVAVGLLLILLLVLFVLSHLSDSDPAAAYLGAKASPDQIAQVRHRLGLDRPLLEQYFRYVGHAVQGDLGTSLRTRRGVAGDLWHFFPATLELVFAAFVLAALLGAGYAFSGALRVRGTGPLRGVLLVFASAPAFLVGLLGIVLFYSELGWLPAAGRGADTSTPTGFMLLDSLLHADPGQFGAALRHLLLPALTLAIAPAIAIGRILRSSIETTLRADHVRTARAKGVTEAGVLGRHVVRNALGPALSMSGLQLGAMFAGVVVVEKIFSWPGIGSYLSDSIASADFPAIAGVTLLLGAIYIVANALVDVLQTVADPRLAL; encoded by the coding sequence ATGACCAAGTTCGCGCTGCGCCGCGGCGGCGTCGCCGTCGGGCTGCTGCTGATCCTGCTGCTGGTGCTGTTCGTGCTGTCGCACCTGTCGGACTCCGATCCGGCGGCCGCCTACCTGGGCGCGAAGGCCTCACCGGACCAGATCGCGCAGGTCCGCCACCGGCTGGGCCTGGACCGGCCGCTGCTCGAGCAGTACTTCCGCTACGTCGGCCACGCCGTCCAGGGCGACCTGGGCACGTCGCTGCGCACCCGCCGCGGCGTGGCGGGCGATCTCTGGCATTTCTTCCCAGCGACGCTGGAGCTGGTGTTCGCCGCCTTCGTGCTGGCGGCGCTGCTCGGTGCCGGGTACGCGTTCTCCGGCGCGCTGCGCGTCCGCGGCACGGGCCCGCTGCGCGGAGTGCTGCTGGTGTTCGCGTCCGCGCCGGCGTTCCTGGTCGGCCTGCTCGGGATCGTGCTGTTCTACTCCGAGCTCGGCTGGCTGCCCGCGGCCGGCCGGGGCGCGGACACGTCGACGCCGACCGGCTTCATGCTGCTCGACAGCCTGCTGCACGCCGACCCCGGCCAGTTCGGCGCTGCGCTGCGCCATCTGCTGCTGCCGGCGCTGACCCTGGCGATCGCGCCGGCGATCGCCATCGGCCGGATCCTGCGGTCCAGCATCGAGACGACGCTGCGCGCCGACCACGTCCGCACCGCCCGTGCCAAGGGCGTCACCGAGGCCGGAGTTCTCGGCCGGCACGTGGTCCGCAACGCGCTCGGCCCGGCGCTGTCGATGTCCGGCCTGCAGCTCGGCGCGATGTTCGCCGGCGTCGTCGTCGTCGAGAAGATCTTCAGCTGGCCCGGGATCGGCTCGTACCTGTCCGACAGCATCGCGAGCGCCGACTTCCCGGCGATCGCCGGCGTGACGTTGCTGCTCGGCGCCATCTACATCGTCGCGAACGCGCTGGTCGACGTCCTGCAGACCGTCGCCGACCCGCGCCTCGCGCTGTGA
- a CDS encoding ABC transporter permease produces the protein MSTVAAVPARFGGRFGLGAGRLWQSRSRWADWGLVGLLGLVTLVALLAPVLAPYDPIAPVGDLALGPLSPHHLLGTDSIGRDLESRVLFGIRASWLSALLVVLVGLAVGGTVGLVAGAFGGWVDSVLMRGTDLFLAMPGTLVAIAIVSALGPSLAHTLVGISIVWWPYYARIVRGETRALAARPHVEAARLAGVGPLRLLLRHLLPGVVPSAVVSASLDIGNVILLLAGLSFVGLGQQQPAAELGADTAGNLDQLLGQRWVPIIPGLAVLALTLIANLSGDALRRLLGGRS, from the coding sequence ATGAGCACGGTCGCCGCCGTCCCCGCCCGGTTCGGCGGCCGGTTCGGTCTCGGCGCCGGCCGGCTGTGGCAGTCTCGGTCCCGCTGGGCCGACTGGGGGCTGGTCGGGCTGCTCGGCCTGGTCACCCTGGTCGCGCTGCTCGCCCCCGTCCTCGCGCCCTACGACCCGATCGCCCCCGTCGGCGACCTGGCGCTCGGGCCGCTGTCGCCGCACCACCTGCTCGGCACCGACTCGATCGGCCGCGACCTGGAGAGCCGGGTGCTGTTCGGGATCAGGGCGAGCTGGCTGTCCGCGCTCCTCGTCGTCCTCGTCGGCCTGGCCGTCGGCGGGACGGTGGGGCTGGTCGCCGGCGCGTTCGGCGGCTGGGTCGACAGCGTGCTGATGCGCGGCACCGACCTGTTCCTGGCCATGCCGGGCACGCTGGTCGCGATCGCGATCGTGTCCGCGCTCGGGCCGAGCCTGGCCCACACGCTGGTCGGGATCTCGATCGTCTGGTGGCCGTACTACGCCCGGATCGTGCGCGGCGAGACGCGGGCGCTGGCGGCGCGGCCGCACGTCGAGGCGGCGCGGCTCGCCGGGGTCGGCCCGCTGCGGCTGCTGCTGCGCCACCTGCTGCCCGGCGTCGTGCCGAGCGCCGTGGTGAGCGCGAGCCTGGACATCGGCAACGTCATCCTGCTGCTCGCCGGCCTGTCGTTCGTCGGCCTCGGCCAGCAGCAGCCGGCGGCCGAGCTCGGCGCCGACACGGCCGGCAACCTCGACCAGCTGCTCGGCCAGAGATGGGTGCCGATCATCCCCGGGCTGGCGGTGCTGGCCCTGACGCTGATCGCCAACCTCAGCGGCGACGCGCTGCGCCGGCTGCTCGGAGGCCGGTCATGA